The DNA window GCTGGCGGTGGATAACGCCGGATTGGTTGTTTTCTGGTCGGAGCACGACGCGGATCACGTGATGAGCAGCCCCTTGTCGGTTGGTGCTCCCAAGACGCTCGTGGCCCAGCTTCCGGTCGGATCCGGACTCCGAGGGATGGCCGTTGCCCCATCCATAGGCAAAGTGTATTGGGTTGCCGAAACAGCTGCGAAGATTCAACGGGCCAACTTGGACGGAACCGGACTCGAAGACCTGGCGATTCCGACAGGCACTTTTTTTGACGTCGAGATTGATGAATCGGCGGGGAAGCTCTACTGGACGAACGGGACTCAGATCTGGCGGGGCGAACTGGACGGAACTTCCGCGTCCCCAATCATCAGCGGCACCTCCGAACCCTATTATCTGGCGTTGGATCTGGCCGGTGGCAAAATCTATTGGACGGATTTCGCCGCCAACGAAATCGGGAGGGCCAACCTCGACGGATCCGATCACGAGGTTCCTGCCCCGATCAACGGGCTCTTGGACCGCCCGCTGGGCATCGCGTTTAATCCGGCAGACCAGAAGGTCTATTGGACGCTGGACGGCGGCGACATCCAGCGGGCAAACGTGGACGGCACCGGCTTGGAGACGATTCTCCAGAATGCGCTTGGTACCTGGGACGTGGCGATCATTCCGGGACTTGCGGGTTCGGGCGTGATTCCTGCTTCCTCCGAATGGGGGCTCGCGATCTTAGGGCTGATCATCCTTGTAGCTGGTACGCTCATGACACTTCCGCTGGACCCCCGAGTGCCCGATAGAAGAATGGGCAGCGCGTCGGCATGATCGCTGCTCGGGGCGACAGTTCACGTTCGGGGCGCCCCAAAGTGTCGTTACTTGGCGACTTGAGGACTTCATCCTTGGCGGAGCCTCCTTCCACCGATCTCTCTCCTGCCCTGTTGAGCCTTGTCCGAGCATGCTGCGAAGAAGTTCGGATTTCGGAGTTGGCGCGCCGAGTAGCGTGTGTACTCGGTACCCATACCTCTTGCTGTGCGGCCGGTCTTGCCGTCTTTGATGAAGAGCGGGGCGAGGTACGGAGGTTCACGGCACAATTGGATACCAGGCGAACTTCCTCATTTTCCCTTGACGACGTAGATATTGTGGAGCTATCCGTCGACGCAGGCGAAACGGAGGCGGCCGGCCTTTCCGAGGGCCTTGAGGAGTTCTCGCTGTCAAAGGCCGGCGATCAGGCGCATTCCGGCGTTGAATCCTATCCGCTATTCGGCGGCAGCTTCTTTGTCAGCGTTCCCATTCGCATGAAGGACCAACTGTTGGGAATGGTCTATGCATCCTCCAACGAGGACGAATGCCTTTGCTTAACAGGACCCCTGCGAGACGTTGGCCAGGTCATTACACCGATACTCTACAATTGTCTTATTCATGAGCGATTTGCCCGCGGGGATCAGCGGCGTGATTGTCTCCTTGAGTTAGCTGGTGTCATTAGCTCGTCGCTGGATCTCAAGAGGGTGCTCGGGGCGGCCCTTCGGGTCGTGGGGGGGCTAGAAGGCCATCGCGCCAGCGCCATCTGCCTATTGAACAATGGGAATAGGACATTCCGTACTTTCAGTCAGTCGAGAGCACAAAGGCCAATTCCCGAACTGGAGCCAACAATTCACCGGCTTGACGATACGCCAATTGGATGGCTACTGGAGCATGGCAAGACGTACGAGTCACCCGAACTGACCACGGACGTCCCTTTCGCCTGGGACTCTGACCTTCATAAACAAGGCGTCCGCCGCTACTTGGCCGTTCCACTCGTCGCCCGCGGCCGGATTCTGGGAGCGTTTCTTTTCGGCAGGGACGACCCGCGTCCGTGGAGGAAGGTCGAGCACTGGATGTACGAGAACATTGCGCTCCAGTTGGCCTTGGCGATCGACAATATCACAAAGCACGAGGAACTTCGGCAATGGAGCGGACAACTTGAGAGCCAGAACGCGTACCTGCGGGAAGAAATCGACGTCGAACGCGGATTCCGCGAGCTGATCGGCACTTCCCCTGCGATGGAATCTCTCCGCAAGGACGTACAGCGTGTGGCCCCGACGGACGCGTCGGTCCTCATTACCGGCGAGACCGGGGCGGGCAAGGAGATGATTGCCCGGATGATCCATCAGCTGAGCGATCGGGCCACACTGCCGCTTATCAAGGTGAATTGCCCGAGCATCCCGGAGACGATGTTCGAAAGCGAGTTGTTTGGCCACGAGCGAGGAGCGTTCACATCGGCCGTCGAAAAGCGAATTGGTCGATTCGAACTGGCGGAAAACGGCACGATTTTCCTCGACGAAATCGGCGAGCTTTCGCTGGCCGTGCAATCCAAACTCCTCCGCGTGCTCCAGGACGGCGAATTTGAACGTGTGGGGGGCAGCAAGACGTTGAAGTCGAACGCCCGAGTCATCGCCGCGACCAACCGCGAACTGTCGCGCGCGATTGAGGAGGGACGGTTCCGATCAGACTTGTATTACCGGCTAAACGTGTTTCCAATCCACGTTCCCCCTCTCCGTGAGCGTCGAGGGGACATACCGTCACTGGTGACCGCCTTTGCAGAGGAATTCTCAAGGAAATCCGGCAAGCCGTTCATGCGCGTGGACGACTCCTGTCTGCGCGATCTCCAGCAACTCAATTGGCCCGGCAACGTTAGAGAGCTCAGACATGTCGTGGAGCGAGCAGTGATCCTTTCGGATAATCCCGTGCTCACAATCGAGTATGGGGCATCCGATGCTGACACACCAGACGGTCAAGCAGGAATTCAGTCACGGCTTGACGAGGTCCAGGCGGCAGAAATCCGTCGCGTGCTCAACGATTGCAGATGGGTCGTAGAGGGACCTCGCGGAGCAGCATGTGCACTTGGCATCAAGCCATCGACGCTTCGATTCCGCATGAATCGGCTCGGCATCGAGCGACCGCAAGACGGCTCCTAATCCCACAGCGTTTTCCCGGCGCCGATTGTGGCGCGCCGCAACATGTCGTGGCCGACGCAAGTAAGCGCGACACCAAGCACGGCATTCAATCTCGACATAACCCCTCTGAAAGCGCCAGAATGCGGTTTTCGTCTGATTCGTCCCCGAGCGGAGAGATTGGCACAGCTGTTGCCCTTACGGAGACATGAGGATCCTCGGCCGGGTCGGACGAGGATGATTTGTTCGGGCATTCAACCGAGTAAGGAGCAAGCGATGTCAATCACGCGTGTATTGATGGGAACGGCCTTTTTGTTGGCGGGGAGTCAAAATCTGATGGCGGACTCGCAATGCGACAGCGATTGCGACGCCGCCGCGGCTTCGCAGTACGAAGCCTGCCTGGCCGACCTTGGTCCGAATCCAACGGAGGCGGAACGAGAATTCTGCCGCGATGAGGCCCGTGCTCTGCGGGACCAGTGTCGGGACGGTTGCCCCGATGACCATCCGGAAGACGGCGAAGATTGCCGCGACGATTGCGAAGCGGCCGCCACCGTCATCTTTGAGGCCTGTGTCGCCAGTCTCGGCGAGAATCCGACGAACGACGAAATCGATGTTTGCGAAGATGAAGCCCGTGTGGCCCGGGACGCTTGTTCTGCGACCTGTCCGATGAACTGCGAAGAGCAATGCGGTGTCGACGCAATGGTCGTTTACAACGACTGCCTGGCCGCACTCGGAGGCGATCCGACGGATGCGGAGGAGGACGCCTGCAAAGCGGAGGCTCGGGCGTTCCGCAGCGCATGCCGCGCGACCTGTCCGCTGCCCTGCCACGAGCAGTGTGGCAAGGAAGCCGACGCGCTCTACGATGCCTGCATAGCTTCATTTGGCGGCAACCCGACGCCGGAGGAAGAGGCCATGTGCGATGACGAAGCCCGCGCGTATCGGGACACCTGCCGGGCTGCTTGTCCGCCGGAGCCCGTGGATCCCGATGAGTGCCGCGACCTGTGCGAGGCCGACGCAACGGTGGCCTTCGAGGAATGCGTCGCCCTGCTCGGCCCCAATCCAACGAACGACGAAATCGATGCTTGCGAAGCCGACGCTCGCGCGTTGAGGGATGCCTGCAGTGCAAACTGCGGCGCCGCAATGTCTACGGCTCCTTTCGGGTACGATGGCGGCAAGCACTACCGGGCGAAGGGCACACGCCACTAGGTCAATGAAATCCCTTTCCAAGACGGATCGTCGGGAGCGGCGCGGCCGTGTCGCCACCGACGACCGTCGCATTTAGCTTCAGGAGGGTGACGTGATCAATCAACAGGGTACTTCGCGACGCAACTCTCTTCGCTGCTCCGCCTTGGTCTGTCTAATAGCCGTTGGGGCAACCGGCTTTGCGTTTCCGGACTCGGTGGCCCAGGCGCAGCCGTCCATTTTCTGGGGCCAGACATTCGAGGACCGCATCTCCAAAGCGGGAGCCGGCGGTCTGAGTCCAACGCCAATCGTGTCGTTCCCACAAGCGGATGATGTCGTCGATATCGCGGTCGATGAAGCGGCGGCGAAAATCTATTGGGCCCAGATTTTCGAGGACCGCATTCTAAGGGCTGATCTGGATGGATCAAACGTCGAGATTCTGGTTTCTTTTCCGGATGCCGACGGCATTACCGCATTGGCTCTGGATCCCGCGGCCGGACACCTCTATTGGGCGCAGACGTTCAACGATCGAATCATGCGGTCCAACCTCAACGGTTCGAACCCTGTCGTGATTCTCGAATCCCCGGACGTTGCCGATGTCTTGGCGTTGAACATCGACGCGACCGGCGGGAAACTCTACTGGGGTGAAGGTTTCGACGACAGAATACGAAGGGCAAACCTAGACGGGTCGGTAATACAGGAGATAGTCGGTTTCCCGAACGTCAGCGGACTTGTCGACATCAGTATCGATCCGGCAGGACAACAGGTCTACTGGGCTCAGACATTTAATGACCGGATTCGCCGAACGAATTTTGCCGGCACGTCCATTGCGACGATACTTGAGACACCCGACACGAATTTGGTTGTAGCCGTCGAATATTCGCCGACATTGGGCAAACTGTATTGGACGCAAAACTCGGATGACTCAATTCGACGCGCCAATCCGGACGGTTCCAGCCCCGAGGAACTGTTGAGTTTTCCCACAGTAAATCAACCCGTAGCGCTCTTGGTGGCGTCGCCGAGCAGCGGACCGCAAACGATTCCGGCGGCCTCCACCTGGGGCATGCTCGCCTTGCTCCTGACCGTAATGGCAGGAGGAACGGCGGTCCTCATCAGTTCGTCGGGAAGGGGCCAACAAGTCGGGACATCCTTCCGGCGACACGAGTGATTCGACGGTTCGTGTGTTCGCCTTTGATGGCAATCGCCGGTAAGTCTCAAGACCTCCGGGCCGATTGGGACTCGATCTCACTGGAGCCATGATCTGGCGAACTCGGAAGGATGCAGCACGTCAATTCCGCGAAACAGTACGTCCTCAAGGAGAATTCCGTGAAAGTCGTAGTGCTACTTCTGACGGTGCTGTGTCCGCTGCTCCCGTCGCAAGCACAATTGAGTCTACTCCCTGGAGACGGAGACGTTTCGGCAGCAGCAGGAGATCAGGCATCGCCAGCAATCTCGCGTGGCGGCGATACGACGCTCGTTGTCTGGTCTGACAATCGAGCCAATCCATACGGAGTTTTCGCCTGGTCCGTGTACGAGACGTCGCGGGATATCTATGGCGTACGCCTGGACGTGAACGGGAACACGATCGACCCTGTTCCTTTTGCAGTCGTAGATGCCCCTGCGAACCAAACCTTCCCCAAGATCGCCTGGAACGGCCAGGTTTGGCTTGTCGTTTATCAAAGCGTGGACCAGGGGGGAACGGGTTACTATCAGGACTCACTCGAGGCGGTTCGAGTTTCGGCCGGGGGCGAGGTGCTTGACGCGAAACCGATTAAGCTCTTTGGTTTGATTCCTTCCGGTTCCAGCTACTGGGCCGTGGCCTCCGATGGAAACAACTGGACGGTGGTAAATCAGAACACGCCCACCAGCGCGGACATCGTTGCAGTACGCGTCTCCCCCTCCGGCGTCGTTCTTGATCCGCCGACTCACGTCTTGGTGTCAGGGACATACTATCAGCGGTCGAACCTCCATCTCGCCTACGCCGGCGGCGTCTTCGCACTTACGTACGACGACAATTACGTCAACGGGACCAACACGACCAAACTTGTTCGATTCGACAGCAATCTCAACCTATTGGGCGCTGATCCGCAGCCGCTGCTTGATGTTCCACTTGCCGGCTTGGCAAGCAACGGCAATAGCTTCTATCTTGTCTGGGATCGTCAGGAACCGGATTTCTCCGTTCATGTCGCCGGCTCGCGCCTTGGCCTTGACGGGGCCAAGCTAGAAGGAAACGGCGTGAACATATCGGGTACGAAGCAACCCGGGTACGGCTCTTCAACCGCAGTCGCGTGGGATGGCGCAAATTGGCGCGTTACCTGGAGTGACTCCCCGGTACTCTGGACGGCGCGCGTCAATGCATCGGGTCAAGTGTTGGATCCTGGAAGTGTGATTGTGGCCGGCCCACGAACTGGCCCGACCGCGGGAGATGGAGTCGGCGGGTTGCGTGTCGTTTGGACGGAGTTGGCGGACAACAACCAAGACATTCTCACGGCCAGCGTATCACCCGGCAATGTCGCCGGCCCCAGCCAAGTACTTTCCATTGGCGCGCCGCTGCAGCTGCGGTCCGATGTCGCCGCCGGCGGCGACGGCTACATGCTCGTCTTTCGAAGCAGTTCCAGCAGCGCTGTACGCATCCTCGCGCAGCCCCTCGATGCCGCGGGAAGTCCGGTTTCCAGCGAGCCGATCCAGCTCGACGTTGGTTCGTATCTGAATGGTCCCGGCTCTCCGAATGTAGCATGGAATGGAACTCTCTACCTCGTCACTTGGGGCACACCTAGTGGAATTGTGGCTCAACGCCTATCTGAGACAGGTACGAAGATAGACGCATCACCTTTCGTGGTGATGAGCGGATGCCTCGGACCCGCGGACGTCGCAGGGCTGGGCGACGATTTTCTCATCACGGGGCGTCAGCTTGGAATCAACGTCCAGTTCATTTTTCCGGTGGCAGCCCGCGTCAGCGGCCGCGGCAACATCCTCGACCCAATACCAACGGTACTTGGCCATTCCTTCCTGCGAACGGCTCCGGCAGTTGTGGCCTTGGGGAATCGATGGCTTGTTGGGTGGCATCGCAACGCGACTCACGACGATGCGTTTGCCGTGAGCATGGGAGCATTCGTAGATGCGGCAGGCACACCGACTCCCGAGTTCTTGATTCACCCGGGATTCTCGACTGCCGGCGGGAACGGCATATTCGAGGTTGGTCTGGGTTCAAGCGGTGAGGCAGCTATCTTCGTGCAATCACAGGAGCTTTCGAGTGGCGTGGAGAATGACCTATTAGCGCACATCATCCAAGCCGATGGCACGGTGGGTCCTCAGATCAGCCTGACGCCTTGGTCAGGCAATCAATACCGTCCCCGTGTTGCGTGGGATGGCACGAACTTTGTCGTCGCCTTCCAGGACCAGCGCAATCGCTTGGCCGTCAACTCACTCGAGCAACTTGACGCGCGCAGCGACCTTTTTGCCATGCGAGTAACGCCGTCCGGCGGAATTGTCGATCCACGAGGATTCGTTTTTAGCACAAATCCGACATCTGAAACCGATCCTAGCGTCACCGCATCCGATGGCGTCACGCTCATCGCCGGGTCCCTAGTGATAAGCGAAGAGGCCTTTGCCGGCTACCGAGTGGGGTACGACTCATTCCCGAGCGATGGCCCAGTCGCGGTCATACAGCCAAGTACCCTGAGTGGGGATGTACCGCTGGCGGTGAACTTTGATTCCAACGGTTCAACGGGTATCTCCTATTATTGGAAATTCGGGGATGGAGGTATTTCCGATGCCCCAAATCCGCTGCACGTTTTTTACGCTCCAGGCGACTATCTCGTGACACTGACCGTTGCCGACGCACTAGGCAGCCAGACCGTCCAGGCCCAGATGATTAATGCGACGAGTCCCAACCAAGTTCCGGTCGCCGTTGCTACGGCTGACCGTTACGCCGGTAATGCCCCGTTGAATGTCGTATTTTCAGCCCGCGGCTCGTACGATCCAGATGGCGTCATTGGCAACGTTGAGTGGCTGTTCAGCGACGGGGGACATGCTTACGGCGCGACCGCATATCGCACATTCACGACGACCGAGCTCAAGACGGTGACCTTGAAATGCTACGACGCCCGTGGCGGCATCGGAATCACAGAGATTACGATTAACGTCGGAGGCACAAACCTGCCTCCAGTTGCTCAAGCGAGCGCCGCGCCAACCAATGGAAGCGCTCCTCTGGTGGTACAATTCAGCAGCAATGGATCTTACGATCTTGACGGCAATATTGTGTCCTATTCCTGGGATTTCGGGGATGTGTTCGGTGCCAGATCAAGTCAGCCTGATCCCGTTCACGTTTACAAGTACGCTGGTACATACACGGCAAGATTAACCGTAACCGATGACAACAACGTCAGCAGCAGCTCGACCGTCTCGATCACGGTAGTGCCGCTGCAAATACCGTTGGTGCTTTGCTCTGACATTTCGCTGTCGGCAAAGAGCCGGGGAGGTATTGTCAGGGTAACCGGCGTTCTGAAGGTGGTGGACCAAGATCTCAAGGGTGTCAGCCGGGCAACGATCACAGCGCGCTGGACGATGCCCGACGGCCGCACCCAGATGAGAACGGTTGTTTCGGATCGGCGTGGTAATGCAAGGCTTACGAACTTCGGAGGGCACGGAACCTATACATTGACCGTCGTGAATATTACGAGTGCCGGCCACTTCTTTGATCCTTCGGTCAGCGTATTGAGCGCGAGCGTTTCAGGGTAGCGCGGTGCAATGGACGTCTGATCCGCCATCCTGAGCACGTTCGCCATAACTCGGCCTCCAACGCACCACGCGTTGGAGCACCTGAAAGGCGAACCTCCGTCCGCTCAACATGGCTGGTTTTGAAGTGACCCGAGGTGGCCGGCTTTGAGTGACCGCTGACAGTCAGCACGAGGCTCGTGTCCCTGCCAGCGGTTTCCGTTCGGTCTATTGCCCATACCGCTTCTTGAACTCCTCGCGCTGCTGATCGCGACGAGCCCGCTCCGCCGGGTCCATTTCGTTGATGTACCAACGGTGATTTCCGGAATCGAGAACCTCCTGGAGCTTTCTCTGAAGTTTGTTGGCTGCCGCTATCTTGGCCGGATCCTCGGACGTGAGGCCTTGATGAACCAACTCTTCCAAGGCCGGTATGTATTCGGAGTAGAAGTGTTTCGCAACTTCGTACGTGCCATGCCAGTGCGTGTAGTCCGGACCCATCATCGAGGCGCCATGCCGAGCACGGCGCCCTTCGTGGTGCCAGATCTCAAACCAGATGAAGTCCAGTTCATTAGAGAACTGGACGGCCCTGAGGAGCGGCTGTGCAAGCTTATACAACTCTAAGCCCGGTCGGGCAAACTTGTCATGATAGAGCTCAACCAAGCCATCATATTGGGTATAGAAGTTGTTGACCCATTGGTCCTCGTGGCAGTTTCGACAGACGTTCTTCATATTGTTGCGGCGTGTTTCCCAGTTGATCTCAGCTCCAGGCAGGCCCATTTTCTTGTCGGAAACTTCGGGACGGACAGAAATCTCCGGCCGATTGTTCCAGCTGATGCGCAGCCCCACATCGTGCGTGATCGGCAGCCCCGCAATCGCTGGCCGATCCTTCGTGGCTTGACGAGTGGGCGTCGCACTCATATGGCAGGTTGCACAGGTGGGCGCGTGATGATAGTCCTCGCCGACGACCCATTTCGGCGAATCGAGATTCAACCGGTCGATGTTGGCGCGGAACGCGATACCGTGCTTCGATTCGTAGTAGATTTCCATCTGGGGGTGATCCGGTCCCATGTGGCACTTACCGCAATTATCCGGATGCCGGGCTTGCTCGCTGGAGAACGCATGGCGGCTGTGGCACGCGGCGCAGGAGCCTTCCGATCCGTCAGGGTTGATCCGGCCGATTCCGGTGTTCGGCCACGTTGCGGGATCCAGCTTTCCGCCGGGTAGTACCTTTACCTCTGTTCCGTGGCATTGCCAGCAGCCGCTGACCGCTGCAGCGCTCACACCATGTTGAAAACTCGGAGTTATGAATCCCTGATTTCCCTCAACCACCTCTGCCAGCACATTGTCCAGAGAACCGAGAATGCGAGCACCCTTGGAATGATGGGAGTCAGCAAACTCTTTGGCTTCTTGCACGTGGCAGCGGGCGCAGTCCTTGGGCGAAACGATGGTGGCGATCCAACGCCCTTCGTGCTTGAAGGCGTCGGCCTCGCCTTCCTCGGCGGCATGGCATTCGTAGCAGCCGATGTGGGCCCGGAAGTGCTTGCTGGATCCCCACTGTTGATATATGCTGGGGTTCTCGGTCTTGTGACAACTGGAGCACTCCCGGCTTTCTGGAGAGAGCTCCGGCAGCCCCCAGGTCTGAGCATCGACAGAGCGGCCCCAAGCCAAGCCCAACACGACCAAGAACAAGAAACAACTGCTACGATACATGAATCGACTCCTTGAAGTCAGCAGAATTCCCAGGCGTCGTGGACTCGCCGTAAAGGGCCGCGTACGAGATGTCGCCGGCCAGAACCGGCACAGAGATCCGCACGAAAATCGTGTACAGCAAGAGCCCGAACGCCCAAATGCCAATGCAAATGAAAATCTCGTGGAGCGTCGGCGCATATTCCACGATCTCGCCCAGGGGCGTGGGTACGAAGGCAGGAACGATGAGGCCCATGCCCTTCTCCACCCAAATGCCGATGATGGACAGGACGCAGGCGAGATTCAGCACGCCTAGGCCGCGGGACGCGGGGAGTATCAGGATGGCCAGGGCAAGCAAGTTCATGCCTACGGCCGTCCAGATCCACGGGACCAACGAGCTATAGCCGTGCAGGCCGAAGTACAGGTACCGCGCGGACGCAATATGCGCGGAATCGGCGTAAAATTCGGTAAAGAGCTCGCAACCGAGCAGGAAGATGTTTATGAGCATCGCCACTTGAACGATGCGACGGAGAGTGAGCAATGCCTCGTCGCTCACCTGATGATTGGTGTATCTTCGGACGATTTGCAGCGTGAGGATGATAAACGCCGGCCCCGCTGCAAATGCGCTTGCCAGGAAACGCGGGGCGATAATGGCTGAATTCCAGAACGGTCGGCCCCCGAGCCCTACATACAGGAAAGCCGTGACCGTGTGTATGCTGACCGCCCAGACAATGGCAATAAATACGAAAGGAATGTAAAAGGCTTTCGACGGAGGCCGGCGAAGATACGCGCAATAGAGAAGGTATCCGCAAATGTGCAGATTCAGAAGCAGGTAGCCGTTGAGCGCGATGACGTCCCACGTCAACATGGAGATCGGGAAATTGAATCGCCGGAAAAGGTGCAGCACACGGTCCGGCCGCCCCAGATCTACGGTGACGAACAGAAGGCACATGATAATGACGGCGACAGCGAGTAGCTCGCCGAAAATCACCACGTCGTGCAGATGCATATTGCGATAGATATAGACGGGGATAACCAGCATGGCCGCCGCGGCGGCGAGTCCCACCAGATAGGTGAAGTTGGCGATATAGAGCCCCCAGGAGACCTGATCCGACATCCCCGTCGTGATCAAGCCATGGACCAGTTGGTCGCAGTAGGCATGCAGTCCAAGCAGAGCCAGCAGAGTCAGCACCGTCATCCACAGGTGGTAGCGCCATCCCCCGACGAAACTGAGTCGCACACACTGCCAAAGGAAGGTCACGTACCGAGTCATGTGCCACCTTCCCGCGGGTTCTGCGTTACGGGGTCGTGAAATCGGCCACCGCGCTCGTCGAAGTAATAAAAGAACCTGGGCAGGGTGCCGACCTCCTGCTTGAGCACGAAAATCCGCTTGTGTCGCAGGATGTAGCCCACTTCGCTATTGGGATCGAGTACGTTGCCGAACTTGCGGGACCCTGTCGGGCAAACCTCGACACATGCTGGCATTCGGCCCTCTCGAACGCGGTGCAGGCAGAAGGTGCACTTCTCCATGACGCCCTTGCGACGGGGGCGGTTGGAGAGGTAAGCCATGTTTGGATTCAGTTCCTCAGTCGGCAAATTTGGTTCGGCGAAGTTGAAGCGACGGGCCCAATAAGGGCAAGCCGCTTCGCAATAACGACAGCCGATGCACCAGTCGTAGTCTATGACCGTGATGCCATCGGGCTCCTGCCAGGTAGCTTCGACCGGACACACCTTGACGCACGGCGGGTTCTTGCACTGATGACACTGCACGGGCATGTAGAAGCTGGCGTGGTCGGGAACGGTCGGCGGGTCGTAGTGGTGCTCGGCCTTCTCCACGTCGATCGTGCCCTTGGGCATCTTTAGCACGCGGATGTACTGGATCTCCGGCGAGCGCGACTGATTGTTTTCCTTCACGCAGGCGTGGACGCAGCGGCGGCAGCCGATACACCGGCTGATGCTCAAGCCGTAGACATATTCGACACCTTGAAGGGGTTGGGGATCGTCGATCTTCACGTCGACGTCATGCCGCGCCTCGACTTCCCGCGCAACGCGTTCAAGCACGGCCGCCTTGTCCTCCGGCGTCATCTCCTTGTAGTGCTTCTGGAAGAATCGCTCGATGGAAGGGAGATCATCGGTGTCTAACTGTCGAAGCGGGGAGACAGCAGCGACTAAGGCCGCGGTCCCGGCGGCTCCGGCCGCACTTTTGCGGAGGAAGCCGCGCCGAGTGAGCTGCGGACCCGCGGACGGGACGCCTTGTAGATCAGACCGGCGAGGCGAGTCGGTCACGGCTTTGCCTCCGCGTGATTAGTTGCTGGGGCGATTGCCCCGCCGTTTCGCAGGACTGGCGGCTCCGCGGGCATGCCCACCAAGAGCGGGTCGAAGGTGAAGTCGTGTTCCTCCTCCAGATAACGTACATCCCGCAGAAACTGGGGAGGTGGAGCCGGCGGCAGGGGCTTGAAAGTCGGCGCATGCGGGTCGTGGCACTCGACGCACTTGCG is part of the Phycisphaerae bacterium genome and encodes:
- the nrfD gene encoding polysulfide reductase NrfD; this encodes MTRYVTFLWQCVRLSFVGGWRYHLWMTVLTLLALLGLHAYCDQLVHGLITTGMSDQVSWGLYIANFTYLVGLAAAAAMLVIPVYIYRNMHLHDVVIFGELLAVAVIIMCLLFVTVDLGRPDRVLHLFRRFNFPISMLTWDVIALNGYLLLNLHICGYLLYCAYLRRPPSKAFYIPFVFIAIVWAVSIHTVTAFLYVGLGGRPFWNSAIIAPRFLASAFAAGPAFIILTLQIVRRYTNHQVSDEALLTLRRIVQVAMLINIFLLGCELFTEFYADSAHIASARYLYFGLHGYSSLVPWIWTAVGMNLLALAILILPASRGLGVLNLACVLSIIGIWVEKGMGLIVPAFVPTPLGEIVEYAPTLHEIFICIGIWAFGLLLYTIFVRISVPVLAGDISYAALYGESTTPGNSADFKESIHVS
- a CDS encoding PKD domain-containing protein; this translates as MKVVVLLLTVLCPLLPSQAQLSLLPGDGDVSAAAGDQASPAISRGGDTTLVVWSDNRANPYGVFAWSVYETSRDIYGVRLDVNGNTIDPVPFAVVDAPANQTFPKIAWNGQVWLVVYQSVDQGGTGYYQDSLEAVRVSAGGEVLDAKPIKLFGLIPSGSSYWAVASDGNNWTVVNQNTPTSADIVAVRVSPSGVVLDPPTHVLVSGTYYQRSNLHLAYAGGVFALTYDDNYVNGTNTTKLVRFDSNLNLLGADPQPLLDVPLAGLASNGNSFYLVWDRQEPDFSVHVAGSRLGLDGAKLEGNGVNISGTKQPGYGSSTAVAWDGANWRVTWSDSPVLWTARVNASGQVLDPGSVIVAGPRTGPTAGDGVGGLRVVWTELADNNQDILTASVSPGNVAGPSQVLSIGAPLQLRSDVAAGGDGYMLVFRSSSSSAVRILAQPLDAAGSPVSSEPIQLDVGSYLNGPGSPNVAWNGTLYLVTWGTPSGIVAQRLSETGTKIDASPFVVMSGCLGPADVAGLGDDFLITGRQLGINVQFIFPVAARVSGRGNILDPIPTVLGHSFLRTAPAVVALGNRWLVGWHRNATHDDAFAVSMGAFVDAAGTPTPEFLIHPGFSTAGGNGIFEVGLGSSGEAAIFVQSQELSSGVENDLLAHIIQADGTVGPQISLTPWSGNQYRPRVAWDGTNFVVAFQDQRNRLAVNSLEQLDARSDLFAMRVTPSGGIVDPRGFVFSTNPTSETDPSVTASDGVTLIAGSLVISEEAFAGYRVGYDSFPSDGPVAVIQPSTLSGDVPLAVNFDSNGSTGISYYWKFGDGGISDAPNPLHVFYAPGDYLVTLTVADALGSQTVQAQMINATSPNQVPVAVATADRYAGNAPLNVVFSARGSYDPDGVIGNVEWLFSDGGHAYGATAYRTFTTTELKTVTLKCYDARGGIGITEITINVGGTNLPPVAQASAAPTNGSAPLVVQFSSNGSYDLDGNIVSYSWDFGDVFGARSSQPDPVHVYKYAGTYTARLTVTDDNNVSSSSTVSITVVPLQIPLVLCSDISLSAKSRGGIVRVTGVLKVVDQDLKGVSRATITARWTMPDGRTQMRTVVSDRRGNARLTNFGGHGTYTLTVVNITSAGHFFDPSVSVLSASVSG
- a CDS encoding hydroxylamine oxidoreductase, which produces MYRSSCFLFLVVLGLAWGRSVDAQTWGLPELSPESRECSSCHKTENPSIYQQWGSSKHFRAHIGCYECHAAEEGEADAFKHEGRWIATIVSPKDCARCHVQEAKEFADSHHSKGARILGSLDNVLAEVVEGNQGFITPSFQHGVSAAAVSGCWQCHGTEVKVLPGGKLDPATWPNTGIGRINPDGSEGSCAACHSRHAFSSEQARHPDNCGKCHMGPDHPQMEIYYESKHGIAFRANIDRLNLDSPKWVVGEDYHHAPTCATCHMSATPTRQATKDRPAIAGLPITHDVGLRISWNNRPEISVRPEVSDKKMGLPGAEINWETRRNNMKNVCRNCHEDQWVNNFYTQYDGLVELYHDKFARPGLELYKLAQPLLRAVQFSNELDFIWFEIWHHEGRRARHGASMMGPDYTHWHGTYEVAKHFYSEYIPALEELVHQGLTSEDPAKIAAANKLQRKLQEVLDSGNHRWYINEMDPAERARRDQQREEFKKRYGQ
- a CDS encoding sigma 54-interacting transcriptional regulator, whose translation is MDTRRTSSFSLDDVDIVELSVDAGETEAAGLSEGLEEFSLSKAGDQAHSGVESYPLFGGSFFVSVPIRMKDQLLGMVYASSNEDECLCLTGPLRDVGQVITPILYNCLIHERFARGDQRRDCLLELAGVISSSLDLKRVLGAALRVVGGLEGHRASAICLLNNGNRTFRTFSQSRAQRPIPELEPTIHRLDDTPIGWLLEHGKTYESPELTTDVPFAWDSDLHKQGVRRYLAVPLVARGRILGAFLFGRDDPRPWRKVEHWMYENIALQLALAIDNITKHEELRQWSGQLESQNAYLREEIDVERGFRELIGTSPAMESLRKDVQRVAPTDASVLITGETGAGKEMIARMIHQLSDRATLPLIKVNCPSIPETMFESELFGHERGAFTSAVEKRIGRFELAENGTIFLDEIGELSLAVQSKLLRVLQDGEFERVGGSKTLKSNARVIAATNRELSRAIEEGRFRSDLYYRLNVFPIHVPPLRERRGDIPSLVTAFAEEFSRKSGKPFMRVDDSCLRDLQQLNWPGNVRELRHVVERAVILSDNPVLTIEYGASDADTPDGQAGIQSRLDEVQAAEIRRVLNDCRWVVEGPRGAACALGIKPSTLRFRMNRLGIERPQDGS